Genomic segment of Microbacterium hydrocarbonoxydans:
GCGACCTCTTCGGCGAGAGACCACTTGTCGGTGAGGTCGGGGCGCCACGTCGGCGGGATGACGACCCATCCGGCATCCGCCTCGGACACCTCCCCCCCGATCGTCGTGAGTGCGCCGACGATCTCGTCGTCGGAGTAGTCGACGCCGATCAGCGCCTGCACGAATCCACGCGGGAGCTCGATGTCGGCCACGAAGACCTCGGCGAACAGGGCGCCGCCCTGGTCGGTCAGGGTGCCGCCCGCCAGCTCGACCATCAGGTCGGCCGCGCGACGCGCCGCCACGAACGGGACGAGCGGATCGACGCCGCGCTCGAAGCGCTTTGACGCCTCACTGGGCAGCTTGTGACGGCGAGCGGTGCGCGCGATCGTCACGGGGTCGAAGGTCGCGGCCTCGATCAGCACGTTGCGTGTCGTGTCACTCATCTCGGTCGTGCCGCCGCCCATCACGCCGGCCAGACCGATGGGGCCCGACTCGTCGGTGATCAGGAGGTCTTCGATGTGGAGTTTCCGCTCCTGGCCGTCGAGCGTCGTCATCTTCTCGCCGGGCGTCGCGCGGCGCACCGTGATGCCGCCCGTGAGCCTGTCGAGATCGTATCCGTGCAGCGGCTGCCCGAGCTCGAGCATCACGTAGTTGGTGATGTCGATCAGGATGCCGAGTGAGCGCATGCCTGCGAGCGACAGGCGCGCGATCATCCATGGCGGCGTCGGACGCGAGGGGTCGACGTCGCGCACGACGCGGGTGACGAACTCGCTCGCGCCCACACGCCCTCGCACCGGAGCGGCGTCGTCGACGATCGCGGTGTGACCGGTTCCGGGCTGGAGCTCCGCGAAGTCGCGCTCAGCGGGGTCACGGAAAGCCGCACCGGTGGCGTGCGAGTACTCGCGAGCCACCCCGCGCAGCGAGAACGCGTATCCGCGGTCGGGCGTGACATTGATCTCGACCGCGATGTCATCGAGCCCGAGCAGGCCGATGGCGTCGGTGCCGACGGGCGCATCGATGCCGAGGTCCGCGAGCACGAGGATGCCGTTGTGCTCGTCGCCGAGGCCCAGCTCACGCGCGGAGGCGATCATGCCGTCCGACACATGGCCGTACGTCTTGCGCGCGGCGATCGGGAACGGGCCCGGCAGGACTGCTCCGGGAAGCGTCACGACGACCTTGTCACCGGCGACGAAGTTGTGCGCTCCGCAGACGATCCCGCGGATGCCGCCGTTCGCCTCGCCGACGTCGACCTGACACCAGTTGATCGTCTTGCCGTTGGACTGCGGCTCGGCCTCGAGCGAGACGACCTGTCCGACGACGACCGGTCCCGAGATCTCGAAGCGGTGGATGTCCTCCTCCTCGAAACCGACGGTGACCATCGCCGCCAGAACGTCTTCGGGCGACGCATCCGCTGCCAGATCGACGTACTCACGCAGCCACGAAAGCGGGACGCGCATCACACCACCATCCCGTACTGCTCGCTGAAACGGACATCGCCCTCTGCCATGTCCCGCATGTCCTGCACATCGCTGCGGAACATGAGTCCTCGCTCGACTCCCATTCCGAAGGCGAAGCCGCTGTAGACGTCGGGATCGATCCCAGCGGCGCGCAGCACGTTCGGGTTGATCATTCCGCAGCCGCCCCACTCGATCCACCGGGCTCCGCCCTTGAAGGTCGGGTGCCACAGATCGAGCTCTGCCGAGGGCTCGGTGAAGGGGAAGAAGTTCGTGCGGAAGCGCGTCTTGGCCTCCGGCCCGAACAGCTGCCGCGCGACGTGATCGAGCGTTCCCTTGAGGTGCGCCATCGAGATGCCCTTGTCGACGACCAGTCCCTCGAACTGAGTGAACACCGGCAGATGCGTGGCATCGAACTCGTCGGTCCGATAGACGCGACCCGGGCAGAGCACGTAGATCGGCACCTCGCGGTCGAGCATCGAGCGCACCTGCACGGGGCTCGTGTGCGTGCGCATCACCAGGTGGCGCGACGCGGGGTCGACGTAGAAGGTGTCCTGCTCCTGCCGGGCGGGGTGATCGACGTCGAAGTTCAGGGCGTCGAAGTTGAACCACTCGTGCTCGAGCTCGGGGCCCTCGGCGATCTCCCACCCCATGCCGACGAAGATGTCGGAGATCTGCTCGCTGAGCAGGGTCAGCGGATGCCGCGCGCCGACGTGCGTGCGAGAGGGCACGGCAGTGATGTCGATGCGCTCGGACTCGAGGCGAGCCGCGACCTCAGCCGCGGCGAGCTCCTCCTCTTTGGCGGCGAGCGCCTTGGTGACCTGCCCGCGGCCCTGACCGACGAGCTTGCCGAAGGCGGCCTTGTTCTCGGGAGCCACCTGACGCATCGAGGCGTTCAGCACGGCGAGCGGAGAGCCGTCGGCGACGTGTGCGGCGCGGGCGGCTTTCAGTTCGGTCGTATCGGCGGCCGCGGTGATCGCTTCGAGCGCGGCCGCGACGGCGGTTTCGACCGCTTCCGGGGTGATTTCGGGAGACTCAGACACGAGATAGGAGTCTACCGGGCTGCGTGCATCTCCCCTGCGGCCCCTAGAGAGGTCCGAACATCGGCACCGAGATCTGTGCCACCCAGGTCTCGCGCTCGCGTTCGAGCTCTGCGGCGAGACGAGGATCTGTGAGCACTGAGCGCCGCAGCGCCTCTCTGCCCCGTCCGATGATCGCGCCAGGGATCACGAAGACGGAGACGAGCACGAGTGCGAGCCCCACATCCCACACGACGAGCGGCACCGGATCGAAGGACGACATGATCGCGGGCATCAGCAAGATGTTGCTCGCGAGGAAGAGGCTCGACGCCGCGATGAGGCCGCCTCCCAGCGTGCCGACGCCGCGCGTGGCGAGGGCGGTACCGGGTGCCGGGATCCAGCCGCGTTCCCGCCGGAGGAACGCTGCGCAGACGACGGCGACGAGTGCGCCGGCGACGAGGCACGGCACCCACCCGCCCGGGGTGACGCCGACGATCAACAGAACCAGACCGAGGGCGACGGATGACGCGCCGAGCGCGAGCAACGACGACCACATGCCTCGGCGCATCGCTCGTGCTTCCGCGATCTCGCGCAGCCGGGTCCGGGACTCGGCCCCGTGCTCTGCCGTCAGCTCCGGAGCCAGCCACTGCGCGAGCGTGCGGCTCGACGCAGGCGGATACGCGGACACCGGTTCGACATGCACGATGACAAGCCTGTCAGACGATCGCGCCTGATCCTGCTCCCCGGTCGCGCGTGAGCCCGCGCGTCCGCAGCGCGATCACCTCGAGTCCGGTGCGTTTCCCCCATCGCCGAGAGCGCCGCCGAAGCCGCTGCCCCCGCGCTGCAGGGTGATGAGCTCGGTGTCGGTGCCGTCACCGTGCTGGCGAGGATCCTCTGCCGCGTGGATCGCCCGTACCTTCGGGGAACGACGGGTGCTGATCTCCACCCACTTCGCGATACCCGACAGGATGAGGCACATGACGATGTAGATGCCGCCGATGACGAAGGCGGACTGCAGGATCGGACGACCCTGCTGCGACGTCAGCTGCTTCGCGTAGTACAGCAGCTCGGGGTAGGTGATGATGAAGCCGAGAGCGGTGTCCTTCATGGTGACGACGAGCTGGGCGACGATCACGGGGAGCATCGCTCGGATCGCCTGAGGCAGCAGGATGAGGCGCATCACTCCGCTCTTGCGCAGCCCGATCGCGTAACCGGCCTCCTTCTGCCCGCGAGGAAGCGACTCGATGCCGGCTCGCAGCACCTCGGCGAGCACGGAGCCGTTGTATGCCATCAGCGCGATCACGACGGCCCAGTACGGCTCCATCTTGATGCCGACCACGGGAAGCCCGTAGTAGAGAAGCATCATGAACACCAGCACCGGAACGGCACGGAACAGCTCGGTGATCGCTGTCACCGGGATCCGCACCCACGCATGCTCGGAGAGTCGCCCGATCGCCAGCACGAAGCCGAGAACCACGCTGAGCACAGCGGCCAGCGCGAAGGCGGCGAGCGTGTTGCCCAGGGCCTTGAGGATTCCCATCCACACGTTGGAGAACGTGAACACGAACCACTTCTCGGCCGAGAACTGGCCCGTCTCGACCATGCGGAAGACGATGAACCCGACGGCAGCGAGAACGAGGACGATGGTGGCGACGGCGATGATCCGGTTGCGAGCGATCGCCCGGGGTCCGGGAACGTCATACAGTACAGAGCTCATCGCGCGATCCTCCAACGGTTCTCGAGATATCGCTGCAGCCAGCTCAACAGCAGCACCAGGGCGACGAACACGACGGCGACCCAGAGGAGGACCTCCATCGGGTTGCCGGGGCGGTCGGCCGAGTCATTGATCGTCGACCGCAGGGCCGCGAGCTCGGCGACGGAGAACCCGGCCGCGACGGTCGTGTTCTTGAGCAACGCGATGAAGACGCTCATCATCGGCGGCACGACTGAGCGGAAGGCCTGCGGGAGGATCACGAGACCCATCACCTGTCCGAAGGGGAGCCCGATCGCCCGCGCGGCCTCCGCCTGGCCGACGGGAACCGTGTTGATTCCCGCCCTCAGCACCTCGGCCACGTAGGTCGCCGTGTAGATGCCGATGGCGAGGATGCCGAGCACGAGGTTCGACAGGTCGGGCAACCCGAGTTGCGGGTACCCGAAGATGAAGAAGAAGAAGACGAGAGTGAGTGGCGTGTTGCGCACGGTGTTCACGTACACGGTGCCGACGCCGCGGGCGATGGGCACCGGGGAGACGCGCATGGCCCCGACGATCAGGCCCAGGATCAGCGCGATGATCCCGCCGGCGAAGAACACGATCAGCGTGTTGCTGATCGCCTGTCCCCACAGGTCGAGGTTGCCGAAGATGACGTCCACGCCACCCTCCCTTCTTCAGAGTGAGTGGGCGGCCTCCCTGAGGAGGCCGCCCATGTCGATCAGTACGCGTCGACTTCGGGCTGCTCGACCTCGATGCCGGAGGAACCGAGGTTCGCGTCGAAGATCGCCTGCCAGATGTCGCCACCGTCGGTGAACAGCTCGTTGATGTGCGTGCGCAATGCGTCGTCGCCCTTGGTGAGGCCGACACCGTAGCGCTCTTCGGTGAAGAGACCGCCGGTGACCTTGACGTCATCCGGGTACTGGGCTGCGTAGCCGATCAGGATCGCCTGGTCGGTGGTCACCGCGTCGACCTTGCCGTCAATGAGGTCCTGGACGCATGCGGAGTACAGGTCGTACTCCTGCGTCTTGATCTCGGGGAAGTTCGCCTTGATGTTCTGGATCGGCGTCGAACCGGTCGCCGAGCAGACGGTCTTTCCGTTGAAGTCCTCGAGCGCCTCGGCGTCGTCTGCATCAGCGGCGACCAGGAGTCCCTGACCGGTGATGAAATACGGGCCAGCGAAGTCGATGAGCTCCTTGCGCTTGTCGTTGATCGAGTAGGTGCCGACGTAGTAGTCGATGTCACCGTTGGTGATCGCCTGCTCGCGGTTCGCCGAGGCGATCGGCTTGAACTCGATCTTGTCCTCGTCGTAGCCGAGCGATGCGGCGATCCACCGCGCGATGTCGACGTCGAAGCCGGTGCGCTCGCCCGTCGTCACGTCGAGGTAGCCGAGACCGGGCTGGTCCTCCTTGACGCCGACGATGACCTTGTCGCGCTCCTGGATGGCGTCGAACGTCGGGCTGCCCTCGAGCTGGACGTCATCGGCGACCTCGAACCAGGTGGAGTCCTCGCCCTCTTCGCCGCCGGTTCCGGCGCCGGGGCTGGACGGGCTGCCGCTGTTGCAGGCGGTCAGCGCGAACAGTGCAACCGTCGCGATCCCGATTCCTGCCAGTGTCCGTGTGCGTCGCATGTGCGTCTCCTTCATGTGCTGTGTGTGCAAAGGTCTGTGGAGCTCGTCAGTGCGTGAGGAGCTTGGAGAGGAAGTCCTTGGCGCGGTCGCTCTTCGGGTGAGTGAAGAACTCCTCGGGCGTCGCCTCTTCGACGATCTTCCCGTCGGCCATGAACACGACCCGGTTGGCGGCCTTCCGCGCGAAGCCCATCTCGTGGGTGACGACGATCATCGTCATGCCGTCGCGGGCGAGTTCGACCATGACGTCGAGCACCTCGTTGATCATCTCGGGGTCGAGCGCGCTGGTGGGCTCGTCGAAGAGCATCACCTTGGGCTGCATGGCGAGGGCCCGGGCGATCGCCACACGCTGCTGCTGTCCGCCCGAGAGCTGAGCGGGGAGTTTCGAGGCCTGCTGCGCGACGCCTACGCGCTCGAGCAGCATCATCGCCTCCTTGTCGGCGTCGGCCTTCTTCATGCCGCGAACCTTGATCGGTCCCAGCGTGACGTTCTCGAGGATCGTGAGGTGCGCGAAGAGGTTGAACGACTGGAACACCATCCCGACGTCGGCGCGCAGGTGCGCGAGCCCCTTGCCCTCGGCGGGCAGCGCCTTGCCGTCGATGCTGATCGTGCCGCTCGTGATCGTCTCGAGTCGGTTGATCGTGCGGCACAGAGTCGACTTGCCCGAACCGGAGGGGCCGATGACGACGACCACCTCCCCGCGGTTGACGGTCAGGTCGATGTCCGTCAGCGCCTGGAAGTCGCCATAGTGCTTCTGCACGTTGTCCACCACGACGAGGGGTTCACCAGAGGTCATCATTGCTCCAAACTACCCAGGCGATCGGATCGCCTCCAGGCAGACTCTTCGAGATTTACACGTTCGTAATGGCGGATACAAGAGGTTGGGGTCCGAGGAAGGAGTGCCCCACGGTCCGCCCCCGCGGACCGTGGGGGCGTTCCTGCCGTCTCGCTCCTCCCCCGAGGGATACGGGAACGGCAAGCCTCCGATCGGATGCGACCGCCGCCGGACTCGAGCGGAGAGCCGAGCATCCGCCTGCATGAAGGGCGAAAGCTCTGCGGGATCTGAATTCTCCGTCGAACCGTCTGCGATCGATCACCACACTGGCAGAGCACGGTGCCGTGATGAGAGTCTCTTGAGGATTTCTTGAGGGCTCAATCGCGCTGTTCGCGGTAGTACTCGACGGCTCCGGGATGAAGGGGCACCGGGCCGGTGAAGATCGCCTGGGTCCGATCCAGCAGCGCCGCCATCGGCACGCGCTGAGCGATGCGCGTTCGGGCGTCGAACAGCCCGGCCACGATGTCGCGCACGACCCCGCGCGGAGTGTCGACCGAGGTCACGAGGTAGTTCGGGACCGCGAGTGTCGTCACCGACTCCCCCAGCCCGTAGAGGCCTGTGGGGAGGTCGGACGAACGATACGCGTCCGAGTGGCGCCGGTTCACCTCATCGACCCAGCCCTGCTCGACGGCCAGCAGGCGCAGCGGCATCTCCTCGGCGAGGGCGGCGATGCCCGGGGTGGGGATTCCGCCGACCCAGAAGAACGCGTCGATCTCCGACCGCTCGAGGGCGTCGATCGACTCCGCGAGATCCAACCGGCGGTCATCGATCGAGGAGACCTCGACAGACGCCGCGTCCAGCACCCGATTGGCGATGACGTTCACGCCCGAGTTCTCTGCACCCAGCGACACTGCCCGACCCGCGAGGTCGGCGATCTCCTGGATGTCCGAATCGCGGCGCACGACGACGTGCAGGTATTCGTCGTACAGCCGTGCGACGGCCTCGATCTCGAGCGGCTCGTCGAACGCTCCGGCCCCGGCCACGGCGTCTGCGGCGGCGTCGCCCTGCGCGAACCCGACGAGAGCGTCGCCCGAGTCGACCCGCAGCAGATTGTCGACCGATCCCGCCGTCTCCTCCGCGGCGATCGGCACGCCGAGCGTGGCCGACAGCTCGTCGGCGAGATTCGTTCCGTAGGCGAAGTAGACACCGTCTGCGCCGCCGCCGGCGATCAGGTGATCTCCGCTCGGCCACTCGTCCGAGCGTGTCGCGCACGCGCTGAGCGACATCAGCGTGCCGGCGACCAGCACCAGCGCCATCACGCGTCTGGCGAGCGTCGCTCGGCCCTGCCCGCTCACGCCGCCGCCTCGTCGGGCAGTACCAGGGAGACGACGAGGCCGCCGCCCGCCGGGGACTCGACGCTCAACGCACCGCCGATGACCTCGAGCAGGTCTGTGGCGATGGCGAGCCCCAAGCCGGACCCGGGCTTGTCGGCGACCTCGTCGCTGCGCCAGAAGCGACCTGTCGCAGAGGCGACTTCGTCGACCGCGAGTCCGGGGCCCTGATCACGCACCACGAGAAGGCATAGCGCGTCGTCTCGAGTCGCCTCGACCTCGATGAGCGAATCCGCCGACGAGTACTTCACGGCGTTGTCTATCACGGCATCCAGCGCGCTCTCCACGATGGTCCGGTCTGTCACGCCGGTCACCGCTGCGTCCCCCCGCATCGTGATGGTGATGCCTCGCAGCGCCGCGACGTCGCGCCATGCCTCCACGCGCCGGACGGCGAGGGCGGCGAGGTCGACCGCCCCGACGGTGGTGTCGGCGCGACCGCCACGCGCGAGTCCGAGCAGCGTCTCGAGGATGCGCGTCATCCGACGCCCCTCTTCGCGAGTCTCTTCGACGTCGTGCTGCCACCCGGGTCCCAGCCCCGTCGCAAGGTTCTCGACCCGCAGGAGCAGGGCGTTCAGCGGGTTGCGCAGCTCATGCGAAGCGTTCACCGCGAACTCCTGCTGACGGGTCATGACCCGTTCGATCTCATCGGCCATCCCGTTGAAGACACGCGTCATGCGACGAAGCTCCGGCGGCCCCGTGTCCTCCGCCACGCGCGTGTCCATCTCTCCGCGCTCGATCGCGACCATCGCCTCGTCGAGGCGGCGAACGGGTGCGAGCACCCACCGGGCGAGACGGAAGACCAGCATGACGCCGATGACGATCGACAGCACCGCCACGGCGGAGAGCAGAAGGATCTGCTGCATGATCTGCGTCCGCGGGGCTTCGACATCCGCTGAGACCATGACGGCGCCGATGACATCGCCGTCGTCGAAGACGGGCTCGACGACCGTCGAGTGCGTGACGCTCCAGGGAAGGACGGGCGCCGGAGGCTCGGCTCTGCGCCCCGAGAGCGCGAGGCCGACGCGCGATGCCTGATCGTCGAGAAGGCTTCCCGCCTCGTCTCCGCCCGCCGCCCACACCGCGCCCGAGAGATCGAAGACGACCACGTCGATGCCGTACACCTCGCCGAACCGCCGTGCTTCGGCTTCGATGACAGACGCGCTGCCCGAGCGCAGCGCCTGCCGAGCGCTCGTGACGAAGTACCCCAGATCACCGAGCTGCTGCGTGTAGAAGGCCTGCTGGATGCTTCGAGTCGCGCTCCAGGCCGCCGCACCGCCCAGCGAGACGAGTATCGCCACGAGCGGCACGAGGAAGACAGCGATCAGACGTCTGCGCATGGTCGCCTCATCCCAGACGGTAGCCGACGCCGCGGACGGTCTCGATGACCCCGCGCTGTCCGGTCTTCCGGCGGATCGCGCCGACGTGGACTTCGAGCGAGTGACCGAATCCGCGCCAGTCCGTGTTCCAGACCTCGCGGATGAGACGCTCCTTCGGCACCGCCACACCGGGGTAGCGCGCGAGCACCGCCACGATGTCGAACTCCTTGCGGGTGAGCTCGATCGGCGACCGGTCCACGAGAACCTGACGACCCACGAGGTCGATCTCGACGGCTCCCTCGTGCAGCAGGACGCTCGCCTCGGACTCGGGACGCACGGGCCGCGACCGGCGCGTCACCGCCTCGATGCGGGCGAGCAGCTCGTGCACGTCGTAGGGCTTGACCACGAAATCGTCGGCGCCGGCACGCAGCCCCTTGATCCGTTCGGTCACCTGATTGCGCGCGGTGACGATCACGATCGGCACGTCGCTTCGGCCTCGGATGCGCCGACACAGATCGATCCCGTCGACATCGGGAAGGCCGAGATCGAGCAGCACCACCTCGGTGTCCGCCCCGATCATCTGCAGCGCGGCGGCGCCGTCGGCCGCCCGTGCGGTGGCGTAGCCGGAGCGTACGAGAAAGGCATCGAGTGCGGCGGCGACGCGCGCGTCATCCTCCACGATCAGAATCCGCATCGACTCCGGTCCCCTTCTCCTGCTGGTGCAGGGGACAAACCTACCAGCGCGCGGACCGCGCGCCGACCGCCGCAGGCTCAGCTCAGTTCTGCACCGCCCGCTGCGCGAACGCACTCTCGTAGAGACACACGCTCGCCGCCGTGGCGAGGTTGAGCGACTCCGCGCGGCCGAAGATGGGGAGCCTCAGCACTCGGTCGGCGAGCAGCAGGGCGTCATCCTCGAGACCGCGCGCCTCATTGCCGAACAACCAGCCGGTGGGCTCTGCGAGCACCCCTTCGGCACGGGCGAGCAGGAGGTCATCGCCCTTGACGTCTGCGGCGAGGATGCGGAGCCCCGCCGCGTGGGCGCTGTCGATGACGTCGGGCAGCTCCGCCCCCACCGACACCGGCAGGTGGAACAGCGAGCCGGTCGTCGCTCGCACGACCTTGGGGTTGTACGGGTCGACGGTACGACCGGTGAGGATCACGGCGTCGGCGCCGGCCGCGTCGGCCGCGCGGATGATCGTGCCCAGGTTGCCGGGATCCCTGATCTCCTCGCAGATCGCGACCAGGCGCGGCGACGCTGCGAAGATGTCGCGGACCGACGTCGGGGTCTGTCGCACGACCGCCACGATCCCCTGCGGCGTGACCGTGTCGGCCATCGCGTTGAGCACGTACTCGGTGACGTACTCGACGTCGATGTCTGCATCCGTCGCCTTCGCGCGGATGTCGGGGTGCTTCTCCCACCCGTTCGGTGTCGCGAAGAGCTCCACGATCGCCTCGGGACTGTAGGTGAGCGCCTCGCGGACCGCTTGGGGGCCCTCGAGAAGGTACAGACCTGTCTCTGCGCGCGCGCTGCGCTTGGTCAGCTTCGCGACGGAACGGACTCGGGGGGAGCGGGGGTTCTCCAGCACGATCTCAGTCTAGAGTTCCGAAGCGGTCCTGCTGCGCACCCCCGACGGGGAACGACAGAGGACGCCCTCCCGAAGGAGGACGTCCTCTGACTGGAACGCTGCTTACGCGGCCGACTTCGGCGCGTTGACGTCGGAAGGCAGAGCCTTCTTCGCCGTCTCGACGAGAGTCGTGAACGTGGCTGCGTCGTTGACCGCGAGGTCGGCGAGCATACGACGGTCGACCGTCACACCCGCCAGGCCGAGGCCCTGGATGAAGCGGTTGTACGTGATGCCGTTCTGGCGTGCAGCGGCGTTGATGC
This window contains:
- the pheT gene encoding phenylalanine--tRNA ligase subunit beta; translated protein: MRVPLSWLREYVDLAADASPEDVLAAMVTVGFEEEDIHRFEISGPVVVGQVVSLEAEPQSNGKTINWCQVDVGEANGGIRGIVCGAHNFVAGDKVVVTLPGAVLPGPFPIAARKTYGHVSDGMIASARELGLGDEHNGILVLADLGIDAPVGTDAIGLLGLDDIAVEINVTPDRGYAFSLRGVAREYSHATGAAFRDPAERDFAELQPGTGHTAIVDDAAPVRGRVGASEFVTRVVRDVDPSRPTPPWMIARLSLAGMRSLGILIDITNYVMLELGQPLHGYDLDRLTGGITVRRATPGEKMTTLDGQERKLHIEDLLITDESGPIGLAGVMGGGTTEMSDTTRNVLIEAATFDPVTIARTARRHKLPSEASKRFERGVDPLVPFVAARRAADLMVELAGGTLTDQGGALFAEVFVADIELPRGFVQALIGVDYSDDEIVGALTTIGGEVSEADAGWVVIPPTWRPDLTDKWSLAEEVARIHGLDRIPSVLPTPPSGRGLTAHQQGRRRVADALAAAGLVETPSFPFTTEAENDLHGSASGEHLPSIRLANPLDGSAPFLRRSLIPGLLQTAHRNISRGLTDLALFETGVVFLPEPGVVYGTDEVPPLGVRPSDETLAALNASIPPQHRHVAALFTGNVVARQPGRPAESYGLAEALDAARVIAAAAGVDIDVVQGERAALHPGRTGVLFVGDDEVGYVGELHPEVADGADLPGRAIVLELDLDGILSMGGGRAVAASLSTFPAATQDVSLVLGAEVSAADVRAALTEGAGALLEAIRLVDDYRGEGVAEGQKSLTFALRFRADDRTLTAAEATEAKLAGVAVAAERFGATLRD
- the pheS gene encoding phenylalanine--tRNA ligase subunit alpha, with amino-acid sequence MSESPEITPEAVETAVAAALEAITAAADTTELKAARAAHVADGSPLAVLNASMRQVAPENKAAFGKLVGQGRGQVTKALAAKEEELAAAEVAARLESERIDITAVPSRTHVGARHPLTLLSEQISDIFVGMGWEIAEGPELEHEWFNFDALNFDVDHPARQEQDTFYVDPASRHLVMRTHTSPVQVRSMLDREVPIYVLCPGRVYRTDEFDATHLPVFTQFEGLVVDKGISMAHLKGTLDHVARQLFGPEAKTRFRTNFFPFTEPSAELDLWHPTFKGGARWIEWGGCGMINPNVLRAAGIDPDVYSGFAFGMGVERGLMFRSDVQDMRDMAEGDVRFSEQYGMVV
- a CDS encoding amino acid ABC transporter permease; its protein translation is MSSVLYDVPGPRAIARNRIIAVATIVLVLAAVGFIVFRMVETGQFSAEKWFVFTFSNVWMGILKALGNTLAAFALAAVLSVVLGFVLAIGRLSEHAWVRIPVTAITELFRAVPVLVFMMLLYYGLPVVGIKMEPYWAVVIALMAYNGSVLAEVLRAGIESLPRGQKEAGYAIGLRKSGVMRLILLPQAIRAMLPVIVAQLVVTMKDTALGFIITYPELLYYAKQLTSQQGRPILQSAFVIGGIYIVMCLILSGIAKWVEISTRRSPKVRAIHAAEDPRQHGDGTDTELITLQRGGSGFGGALGDGGNAPDSR
- a CDS encoding amino acid ABC transporter permease → MDVIFGNLDLWGQAISNTLIVFFAGGIIALILGLIVGAMRVSPVPIARGVGTVYVNTVRNTPLTLVFFFFIFGYPQLGLPDLSNLVLGILAIGIYTATYVAEVLRAGINTVPVGQAEAARAIGLPFGQVMGLVILPQAFRSVVPPMMSVFIALLKNTTVAAGFSVAELAALRSTINDSADRPGNPMEVLLWVAVVFVALVLLLSWLQRYLENRWRIAR
- a CDS encoding glutamate ABC transporter substrate-binding protein, giving the protein MRRTRTLAGIGIATVALFALTACNSGSPSSPGAGTGGEEGEDSTWFEVADDVQLEGSPTFDAIQERDKVIVGVKEDQPGLGYLDVTTGERTGFDVDIARWIAASLGYDEDKIEFKPIASANREQAITNGDIDYYVGTYSINDKRKELIDFAGPYFITGQGLLVAADADDAEALEDFNGKTVCSATGSTPIQNIKANFPEIKTQEYDLYSACVQDLIDGKVDAVTTDQAILIGYAAQYPDDVKVTGGLFTEERYGVGLTKGDDALRTHINELFTDGGDIWQAIFDANLGSSGIEVEQPEVDAY
- a CDS encoding amino acid ABC transporter ATP-binding protein → MTSGEPLVVVDNVQKHYGDFQALTDIDLTVNRGEVVVVIGPSGSGKSTLCRTINRLETITSGTISIDGKALPAEGKGLAHLRADVGMVFQSFNLFAHLTILENVTLGPIKVRGMKKADADKEAMMLLERVGVAQQASKLPAQLSGGQQQRVAIARALAMQPKVMLFDEPTSALDPEMINEVLDVMVELARDGMTMIVVTHEMGFARKAANRVVFMADGKIVEEATPEEFFTHPKSDRAKDFLSKLLTH
- a CDS encoding TAXI family TRAP transporter solute-binding subunit produces the protein MSGQGRATLARRVMALVLVAGTLMSLSACATRSDEWPSGDHLIAGGGADGVYFAYGTNLADELSATLGVPIAAEETAGSVDNLLRVDSGDALVGFAQGDAAADAVAGAGAFDEPLEIEAVARLYDEYLHVVVRRDSDIQEIADLAGRAVSLGAENSGVNVIANRVLDAASVEVSSIDDRRLDLAESIDALERSEIDAFFWVGGIPTPGIAALAEEMPLRLLAVEQGWVDEVNRRHSDAYRSSDLPTGLYGLGESVTTLAVPNYLVTSVDTPRGVVRDIVAGLFDARTRIAQRVPMAALLDRTQAIFTGPVPLHPGAVEYYREQRD
- a CDS encoding HAMP domain-containing sensor histidine kinase: MRRRLIAVFLVPLVAILVSLGGAAAWSATRSIQQAFYTQQLGDLGYFVTSARQALRSGSASVIEAEARRFGEVYGIDVVVFDLSGAVWAAGGDEAGSLLDDQASRVGLALSGRRAEPPAPVLPWSVTHSTVVEPVFDDGDVIGAVMVSADVEAPRTQIMQQILLLSAVAVLSIVIGVMLVFRLARWVLAPVRRLDEAMVAIERGEMDTRVAEDTGPPELRRMTRVFNGMADEIERVMTRQQEFAVNASHELRNPLNALLLRVENLATGLGPGWQHDVEETREEGRRMTRILETLLGLARGGRADTTVGAVDLAALAVRRVEAWRDVAALRGITITMRGDAAVTGVTDRTIVESALDAVIDNAVKYSSADSLIEVEATRDDALCLLVVRDQGPGLAVDEVASATGRFWRSDEVADKPGSGLGLAIATDLLEVIGGALSVESPAGGGLVVSLVLPDEAAA
- a CDS encoding response regulator transcription factor, with translation MRILIVEDDARVAAALDAFLVRSGYATARAADGAAALQMIGADTEVVLLDLGLPDVDGIDLCRRIRGRSDVPIVIVTARNQVTERIKGLRAGADDFVVKPYDVHELLARIEAVTRRSRPVRPESEASVLLHEGAVEIDLVGRQVLVDRSPIELTRKEFDIVAVLARYPGVAVPKERLIREVWNTDWRGFGHSLEVHVGAIRRKTGQRGVIETVRGVGYRLG
- a CDS encoding RNA methyltransferase, whose protein sequence is MLENPRSPRVRSVAKLTKRSARAETGLYLLEGPQAVREALTYSPEAIVELFATPNGWEKHPDIRAKATDADIDVEYVTEYVLNAMADTVTPQGIVAVVRQTPTSVRDIFAASPRLVAICEEIRDPGNLGTIIRAADAAGADAVILTGRTVDPYNPKVVRATTGSLFHLPVSVGAELPDVIDSAHAAGLRILAADVKGDDLLLARAEGVLAEPTGWLFGNEARGLEDDALLLADRVLRLPIFGRAESLNLATAASVCLYESAFAQRAVQN
- the rplT gene encoding 50S ribosomal protein L20, encoding MARVKRAVNAHKKRRVILERASGYRGQRSRLYRKAKEQVIHSLVYSYRDRRKRKGDFRRLWIQRINAAARQNGITYNRFIQGLGLAGVTVDRRMLADLAVNDAATFTTLVETAKKALPSDVNAPKSAA